The window CGGCCCTTCATTCTCTCCCTCCACTTCATCCTTCAGGCCGGGCTGGTCTCAGCCGGGATCGTGATCGTCCTCACCTGGGTCGCCATGCCGCTCCTCGTGAAGCTCTCCCACCCCTGGCTGCACCCCGCCTCCAACAAACCCACGCCATGACTATCCAACCTGACCTCATTCTCGAAAACGGACGCATCTCCACCCTAGATCCCGCCCGACCCGAGGCCACCAGCGTCGCTGTGGCAGGCGGAAGGATCGTCGGTGTGGGCGACGGCTCCGACTTTCCCCGCGACGCATCCACACAGGTGATCGACCTGCGCGGTCGCCGCGTGATTCCTGGGCTCTACGACTCCCACCTCCACGTCATCCGAGGCGGACTGAATTACAACATGGAGCTCCGCTGGGAGGGCGTTCCCTCGGTGTCCATCGCCCTTGCCATGCTCCGCGACCAGGCCGAGCGCACTCCGGCTCCGCAATGGGTGCGCGTCGTGGGTGGGTGGACCGAGTTTCAATTCGCCGAGCGCCGCATGCCGACGCTGGAGGAAATCAACGCCGCTGCACCCGATACGCCGGTCTTCATCCTCCACCTCTACTGCCGTGCCATGCTCAACCAGGCCGCCCTTCGAGCCTGCGGCTATACGAAGGACACGCCGAACCCGCCTGGGGGAGAAATCGTCCGTGACAAGGCCGGTAATCCCACCGGCATGCTCATCGCGCGGCCCAACGCCATGATCCTGTACGCCACCCTGGCAAAGGGTCCCAAGCTCCCGGCCGAGTACCAGTACAACTCGACCCGCCACTTCATGCGCGAGCTGAACCGCCTCGGACTCACCGGAGTCTGTGATGCCGGCGGGGGTTTTCAGAATTACCCGGAGGATTACGAGATCATCCAGCAACTCCACCAGCGGGGAGAGATGACGCTGCGCATCGCGTACAATCTCTTCACCCAAAAACCCGGAGGCGAACTAGAGGACTTTGTCCGCTGGTCCAACATCATCAAGCCCGACCAGGGCGACGACATGTTCCGCTGCAATGGCGCGGGCGAGATGCTGGTCTTCTCCGCCGCCGATTTCGAGGACTTTCTGGAGCCCCGTCCCGACCTGGACGGAAAGCTGGAGGAACAACTCGAGAAGGTCGTCTCCTTCCTGGCGGAAAACCGCTGGCCCTTCCGGCTGCACGCCACCTATGAGGAATCCATCAGCCGGTTTCTCAATGTCTTCGAGCGGGTCAACCGGCATGCGCCCCTGGAGGGGCTGCACTGGTTTTTCGATCACTGCGAAACGATCTCCGACCGCAACATCGAGCGGGTCAAGGCGCTCGGCGGTGGCATCGCGATCCAGCATCGCATGGCCTTCCAGGGCGAGTATTTCGTCGACCGCTACGGTGCCAAGGCCGCGGAGCGCACCCCGCCGGTCCGACGCATGCTGGAAATGGGCGTACCCGTGGGCGCAGGCACCGATGCGACCCGCGTGGCGAGCTACAATCCTTTCGTCTCGCTCTACTGGCTAACGACCGGTCGGACCCTCGGCGGGTTCTCGCTTTACCCGGAAAAGGCGCTCCTTTCCCGCGAGGAGGCCCTGCGCCTTTACACCAGCGGAAGCGCCTGGATGTCTCGGCAGGAAACAGATCGGGGTACCATCGCACCGGGTCAGCTGGCGGACTTTGCCGTGCTCTCCGACGACTATTTCTCCATCCCGGACGAGGAAATCAAATCCCTGGAATCCGTGCTCACCATTCTCGGCGGCAAGCCGGTCTACGGGGCGGAGGAATTCACCCCCCTCGATCCCGGCGTGCCGCCTGCCATGCCGGACTGGTCGCCCGTCAGCCGCTACCCCGGGTGCTGGAAGGCCGAAAACACCAGCCACCTGCATCACGCCTCCTGCGGATGCAGCCATCACGTCACCGCCAAACCGCAGCCCAACCCGTTCAACATCCCCCGGTGGATGCTTGGCCCTCGCGGCCTGATGGACGGCGGATGCGAATGCTTCGCCTTTTAATCATAAACCCATGAGCACACATAAAATCACCGTCGGTCAGGAAGGATCGTCACCGATTGAAATCTTTTACAAGGACTGGGGCTCAAGCTCCGGCCGCCCCATCGTCTTTTCCCATGGCTGGCCGCTGAATTCCGACGCCTGGGATGAACAGCTTCTCTTCTTCGGCGAAAAGGGCTTTCGCGCCGTCGCCCATGATCGCCGTGGCCATGGCCGATCCAGCCAGACCTGGACCGGCAATGATATGGACACCTACGCCGACGATCTCGCCAAGGTGCTCGATACGCTCGACCTGAAGGACGTCGTCCTCATCGGACACTCCACCGGCGGAGGCGAGGTAACCCGCTATGTCGCCCGGCACGGAACCTCCCGCGTCTCGAAGCTCGTCCTCGTGGGGGCCGTCACGCCCTGCATGTTGCAGAGCGACACCAATCCCCAAGGCCTGCCTATGGAGGTTTTTGACAGCACCCGCGACGGAGTGCGGGCAGATCGGTCCAAGTTCTTTCTGGACCTCACGATGCCCTTCTACAACTACAACCGCCCCGGCGCGAATGTGTCCGAAGGTGTCCGTCAGGCCTTCTGGGTGCAAGGCATGCACGCCGGGCTGAAATCCGCCCTCGACTGCATCAAGGCGTTCTCGGAAACCGACTTCACAGACGACCTCAAGAAAATCGACATCCCGGTGCTCATCTGCCACGGCGAGGATGATCAGATCGTCCCGGTCGATATTTCCGCCAAGGCCGCCGCCAAGGTGCTGAAGCATCCCACCCTCAAACTTTATCCCGGGGGTTCACATGGCCTAGCTGTCACGGAACGCGATGCCTTCCATCGCGACCTCCTGGAGTTCATCCAAAGCTGAAGGCCCTCGTCCGCCTGCCTCTGGTCGGCCTGATTCTCTGTTGCGCCTTCCCCGCGAGGGCGCAACAGCCGCCATCCGGCCAGCCTCCTGACCCGCCGCCGATCAAACCCATGCGGCAGTTGGAGGATTACCGCTATCTCGGCGATCCGCAACAGCGCTCCGGGGAGTGGTGGGAGCATCTGAAGTACATCCGCCTTTGGCCATCGCCGTCCGCGCCGTTTCTTACACTCGGCGGCGAGATTCGCGTGCGCTATGAGTGGATCGACAATACCGATTTCGGCTCGGGGCCGCAGGATAACGGCGGCTATCTGCTCACCCGCTATCTCCCCTACGCCTCCCTGACGATCCCTGGACTGCCGGGAGGGTGGGATTTTCTCGCCTTTGGCCAGTTGGTTATCGCCAGCAATGACTACGACCAGCGGGGCGCCGGACCCATCGATGAAGATGGAATCGATATGCTGCAGGCCTTCGCCCGCGTCCGATTTCCCCTTGGGGATGGTCAGCTTTCCGTACAGGGCGGTCGTCAGGTCATCTCCTTCGGATCTGAACGCGTCATCGGTACCCGTTATGGGCCAAATGTTCCCCTGAGTTTCGATGGCGGGATCATCGAATGGAAAGACACCCGATGGGACATCCACGTCTTTTTCCTCCAGCCGGTGCAAGTCGCACCCGATCCGCTCGATAACGAGAGTAGCGGCAATCAGCAGTTCTGGGGCGTCTACTCAACGCGCCGCCTCGACAACGTCCTCTCCACCGGGTTCAGCACCGGGTTGGACGCCTACTATCTCGGCTACTACGACAACGACGCGGTTTACAACTCCGGCTCCGGCACCGAGCTGCGGCATACCCTCGGCGTGAGACTCTACGGGGACAAGGCCATCGGCCGCGGTACGGTCGACTGGAACTATGAGGGCATCGTGCAGTTCGGCCGTTTCGACAGCAATCTCGGCACGGGATCGATCTTCGCTTGGAGCGTGGGCACGGAAAGTGGCTACACCTTCGATGCTCCCTGGAAGCCACGCGCGTCCCTTCGGGCCAACATTGTCAGCGGCGACAACGACGCGAGCTCGCCCAATCTCCAGACCTTCAACCCCATGTTTCCAAAGGGGAAATACTTCGGCGAGCTCACGCCCATCGGGCCATACAATCTGATCAACCTCCTCGGCGCGATCGGCTTGCGCTTCACGGACTCCCTCACGCTCACGCTTCAGGGCGGCCCGTACTGGCGTTACAGCACACAGGACGCGGTCTACGGCGTGGGCGGGAATATCGTGCGGGCGTCGGATGGATCGAGCAATGCGCGGTTCATCGGCACACAGTTCGAGTGCGTGGCCGAGTGGAGCCCCCGCCGCGAACTATCCTTTCTCGTGAGCTACTCGCAATTCGTTCCAGGGACATTTATCGAGGAAACCGGACCGGCGGAAACCATTCATTTCGTCGCGGTGGAGGCGGTTTTTCAGTTTTAGCGAGCTCCCGGTGGCAAAGGGGAAAAAAGTTGCCAAGTTATCCCCGTCCCGAAAACATCCCTGCCGTGCGTTCCTCCCTAGCCCTCCTCCTCTGCCTGTCCCTTACGGCCTGCCCTGCGAAGAAGGCTGGCGACGCCGCGACGCCCTCTCCTGCCCCCGAACCATCCGCCACCCCGGCACAATCTCCCGTCTCCACGCCAGCGCCTGTCGCAGTCATCAAAGACCCGGAGCTGAAATCTGACGCCACGGAATTTATAGGAGCATGGTCGACCATTGACGAACAGGGTCAGCTTTTCGATCTGCTCATTTTCCCTGACGGGCAGGTCGTTACCACCTGGACCAAGGGGAAACATGGCGCCCGGGGCGAACTCGGTTTTTGGCGTCTCGAGAACAATCGTATCCTCATTTTTCTTGAGGATGGCTGGACGGATTCCTTGGAAAAAACGGCCGAGG of the Terrimicrobium sacchariphilum genome contains:
- a CDS encoding alginate export family protein; protein product: MRQLEDYRYLGDPQQRSGEWWEHLKYIRLWPSPSAPFLTLGGEIRVRYEWIDNTDFGSGPQDNGGYLLTRYLPYASLTIPGLPGGWDFLAFGQLVIASNDYDQRGAGPIDEDGIDMLQAFARVRFPLGDGQLSVQGGRQVISFGSERVIGTRYGPNVPLSFDGGIIEWKDTRWDIHVFFLQPVQVAPDPLDNESSGNQQFWGVYSTRRLDNVLSTGFSTGLDAYYLGYYDNDAVYNSGSGTELRHTLGVRLYGDKAIGRGTVDWNYEGIVQFGRFDSNLGTGSIFAWSVGTESGYTFDAPWKPRASLRANIVSGDNDASSPNLQTFNPMFPKGKYFGELTPIGPYNLINLLGAIGLRFTDSLTLTLQGGPYWRYSTQDAVYGVGGNIVRASDGSSNARFIGTQFECVAEWSPRRELSFLVSYSQFVPGTFIEETGPAETIHFVAVEAVFQF
- a CDS encoding alpha/beta fold hydrolase: MSTHKITVGQEGSSPIEIFYKDWGSSSGRPIVFSHGWPLNSDAWDEQLLFFGEKGFRAVAHDRRGHGRSSQTWTGNDMDTYADDLAKVLDTLDLKDVVLIGHSTGGGEVTRYVARHGTSRVSKLVLVGAVTPCMLQSDTNPQGLPMEVFDSTRDGVRADRSKFFLDLTMPFYNYNRPGANVSEGVRQAFWVQGMHAGLKSALDCIKAFSETDFTDDLKKIDIPVLICHGEDDQIVPVDISAKAAAKVLKHPTLKLYPGGSHGLAVTERDAFHRDLLEFIQS
- a CDS encoding amidohydrolase, which gives rise to MTIQPDLILENGRISTLDPARPEATSVAVAGGRIVGVGDGSDFPRDASTQVIDLRGRRVIPGLYDSHLHVIRGGLNYNMELRWEGVPSVSIALAMLRDQAERTPAPQWVRVVGGWTEFQFAERRMPTLEEINAAAPDTPVFILHLYCRAMLNQAALRACGYTKDTPNPPGGEIVRDKAGNPTGMLIARPNAMILYATLAKGPKLPAEYQYNSTRHFMRELNRLGLTGVCDAGGGFQNYPEDYEIIQQLHQRGEMTLRIAYNLFTQKPGGELEDFVRWSNIIKPDQGDDMFRCNGAGEMLVFSAADFEDFLEPRPDLDGKLEEQLEKVVSFLAENRWPFRLHATYEESISRFLNVFERVNRHAPLEGLHWFFDHCETISDRNIERVKALGGGIAIQHRMAFQGEYFVDRYGAKAAERTPPVRRMLEMGVPVGAGTDATRVASYNPFVSLYWLTTGRTLGGFSLYPEKALLSREEALRLYTSGSAWMSRQETDRGTIAPGQLADFAVLSDDYFSIPDEEIKSLESVLTILGGKPVYGAEEFTPLDPGVPPAMPDWSPVSRYPGCWKAENTSHLHHASCGCSHHVTAKPQPNPFNIPRWMLGPRGLMDGGCECFAF